The Zygotorulaspora mrakii chromosome 3, complete sequence genome includes a region encoding these proteins:
- a CDS encoding uncharacterized protein (Rover): MPSLESSSDDEVTIVEQTMPLNTPLAHCSSSEPLTPPNENVIASTSNANQSEQQKKITSGWMGRSSFKSHFQFFFKHGRKVARCNYCGKTYKEGESTGNLSKHITAVHRSVLKEKKVLKMQTLDTMSKSSKSLHLTEALIRECNKHPGTLESLLLITEGFLPFNFVRLSTWSHLNRKYGGNTFIQSRTTLTKKIQHFRDCLNDTLRQNLKDTTLVNVQLDIWTAGNSQSFLAIMVSFAPNILNKELLEASNGSRLLLNIHGEASNTHLLDFVSLGDKKHTGKNMCDTFMSVMEEYDLVDKLGTITMDNASNNGNFHVNLIYDHFNGLRPRGHRLVGKVRFIRCASHVLNLQFQRIIKSLSRNSLFSNAFKKIRKLAKIMRYSTAINSSLKKNNLPLIPYESPTRWLFTWKQVKIFLENYKAYKNWLGLVQERGQDHLVTRIQDHISFDSKTINMLAYFVECGKIFDYVNKKFQDEEYNNLPQGVPLYYLLGHFYKSCLNVSTGKEIPKSKKGMDFSFLNGPDTLSFDEKNIVLEAINVAYLCYQNYLSHIQANPLYYAAVMLDPTAKHEQLYRMMEIDEFNLRMNQVNNFIRMYLNEEGVELGNGQQASPELSTIGREEDYYRCFNVHEQPQPTETYSTASVCDVNENLEEWHRYQSEPVASGLSRIDAIKWWHANRCKYPSLFKLAMSLLYTKVSSCDVERCFSLAGRVVRKDRARLHYKNVQTLMLLRDRFSKFGFYKPSPILVLDSENETDLDLDNENNDIDCYLSDSSEEMHDSQDDSAATARLTSQEGINTPGSAM; the protein is encoded by the coding sequence ATGCCGAGCTTGGAGTCATCAAGTGATGATGAGGTCACAATTGTGGAGCAGACGATGCCGTTGAACACACCATTGGCGCATTGCAGCTCCTCAGAACCCTTAACTCCTCCAAATGAGAACGTGATAGCTTCAACTTCGAACGCTAATCAATCCGagcagcagaaaaagattacATCTGGATGGATGGGAAGATCTTCATTTAAATCgcattttcagttttttttcaagcatGGGAGGAAAGTTGCCAGGTGCAATTACTGTGGGAAGACTTACAAAGAAGGTGAGTCTACTGGGAATTTGTCAAAACATATAACGGCTGTACATCGTTCTGtgctgaaagagaaaaaagttctCAAAATGCAGACACTGGATACAATGTCAAAATCTTCTAAATCACTTCACTTAACAGAGGCATTGATACGAGAATGCAACAAACATCCAGGTACTTTGGAGAGCTTACTTCTAATAACGGAGGGATTTCTtcctttcaattttgtccGTTTAAGTACTTGGAGCCATCTCAATAGAAAATATGGGGGAAACACGTTCATTCAGTCCAGGACTACATTGACTAAAAAGATACAGCATTTTAGAGACTGTCTCAATGATACTCTGCggcaaaatttgaaagataccACTCTAGTCAACGTGCAATTGGATATATGGACAGCAGGTAACAGTCAGTCTTTTCTTGCCATTATGGTATCTTTTgctccaaatattttgaacaaagagCTACTTGAAGCCAGCAATGGTTCAAGGTTATTACTAAATATACACGGTGAAGCGAGCAACACTCATTTACTCGATTTTGTTAGTTTAGGGGACAAGAAACATACGGGCAAGAATATGTGTGATACATTCATGTCTGTAATGGAGGAATATGATCTTGTTGATAAACTCGGAACCATCACTATGGATAACGCTTCAAACAATGGCAACTTTCACGTTAATCTAATATACGATCATTTTAATGGACTTAGACCAAGAGGCCATCGGCTGGTTGGAAAAGTTCGTTTTATACGCTGTGCGAGTCATGTTTTGAATCtgcaatttcaaaggatTATCAAAAGCTTGTCCCggaattctcttttctctaatgccttcaaaaagatcagaAAGCTAGCAAAAATAATGCGATATTCAACCGCAATCAACTCCagtctgaaaaagaataatttACCTTTAATTCCTTATGAGTCTCCCACTAGGTGGCTTTTTACATGGAAGCaagtcaaaatattcttaGAAAATTACAAAGCCTACAAGAATTGGCTTGGACTCGTACAGGAACGTGGTCAAGACCATTTAGTTACGAGGATTCAAGATCATATTTCGTTTGATTCTAAAACCATCAATATGTTAGCTTATTTTGTTGAGTGCGgcaagatttttgattacgtgaacaaaaagttccaagatgaagaatataACAATTTACCTCAAGGAGTTCCTTTATACTACCTTTTGGGACACTTTTACAAGAGTTGCCTGAACGTATCCACGGGAAAGGAAATTCCTAAATCTAAAAAAGGTATggatttctcttttctaaACGGCCCCGATACATTGtcctttgatgaaaagaatattgTTCTTGAAGCCATCAACGTCGCATACTTATGCTATCAAAATTATTTATCACACATTCAGGCTAACCCATTGTATTATGCGGCCGTCATGCTCGATCCAACGGCGAAACACGAGCAGCTTTACAGAATGATGGAAATTGATGAGTTCAATCTAAGGATGAACCAAGTTAACAATTTTATTAGAATGTACTTGAACGAAGAAGGCGTTGAGCTAGGTAATGGGCAGCAAGCAAGCCCGGAGCTCTCAACTATCGGGCGAGAGGAAGACTATTACAGATGCTTTAATGTTCATGAACAACCGCAACCCACCGAAACATATTCCACAGCCTCAGTATGCGACGTTAATGAAAATCTTGAGGAATGGCACAGATACCAAAGTGAGCCAGTGGCAAGTGGTCTGTCCAGGATTGACGCAATAAAATGGTGGCACGCAAATCGCTGCAAGTATCCATCTCTCTTCAAGCTAGCCATGTCTCTGTTATACACCAAAGTAAGCTCATGTGATGTAGAGCGCTGCTTTTCTCTTGCGGGAAGAGTGGTTAGGAAAGACAGAGCACGGCTTCATTATAAGAATGTACAAACTCTAATGCTTTTAAGAGATCGGTTTTCGAAATTTGGCTTTTACAAGCCTTCTCCGATTCTCGTGCTAGACTCAGAAAATGAGACAGACCTCGACcttgataatgaaaacaatgacaTAGATTGTTACCTATCAGACAGTTCTGAGGAAATGCATGACAGCCAAGATGACAGTGCTGCAACTGCAAGGCTTACGTCTCAAGAGGGCATTAATACACCTGGCTCAGCTATGTAA